CAAATTGGactgttttttttaagaataattacatattttctaacagtttttttatttattttagtaccataatattttaacaaatttttaacaactttttaatacCAAATTATGTGTTACTGTTTTATTGGTTTACATATTTAAACGACCaattatagattatatataaactattttaaaatagttgttaaaaatacatataatattaaatcataaaacaaacacattttatgaaaataaaattatatctagCATTGACCTTTTATCAACTcccaacttttaaaatattatattcattcaattttgagattttataataatatcatcGATTAGaagaattaatattattgatggAATATATTAAAGTGGCGAAAACACACAAAAGCATACTAGCAAACAAGTGGCATGCGTTCATATGCTACATGACAATGCAATAAGTTGATCCTAACCAATGATAACATTTTATTCTCATTAGGTACCTCATTCACATATTCCCATGTTCATGAATATGCACGTATGCTTGGCACTCGGAAAAACGAAATGGAACTTTccttttattgaaaatgtaagaaAGAGTGATAGAAGATAGGACATGAaaagtgttatatatttttattattacacttAATAGTTTcgtttaaagttaatttaaatataatttaattttttttattatctgacatatttttaaagacaaaacttttaaattataatattaataaataaacatttaattttgaaatcgagatataaaaaaaagttattttgttattttcaatgaaaagcttaaaatattattatgtttgacTTTAACTTaaattacaaaacaataaacaaaaataattaaatatgttataaaacTTAGGCAATCGTATCATCAAAGAGGGATGGACAGTCATATATGTCGAAACTTTTTAAGATATATTGCAAATAAAGATTAAggataaatattaattagtgtataataGATTGAGGTTGAATCACGATTAGAGTTTCACTTATCTTATATTCatctcaaaatttataaataaagattaaatttaagaCGTTAGTGatgatatttattataaatttaagaatttattgtaaatttaagaATATAGGATGGTCCCTCTTAAATAGGGGAGAAAAAGAATGGCCAAAATAATTATGACAGAAGCCATGCTACAGATTTTGAATTGCCTCCCCCACCTTTCTTACTTCCTACCAAATAAAGCAACACATAATAAGTGTTTTTATACGTTCCGTGTATTTATTGTCATAGCAAAactagtttcaattttttacatttatttaatatatttttttttaaaatacaaaaatttactttttattgttattttatttatatattgtttgtgTTATTTcaccattattttttataaagaaaaaaaatgaagaacatgatagaaaagaaaaggcaaaGATTCCAAGAGAGATTAGAAGATAAAAGTGTGGAGGTAGAGTCCACAAAGCACTAACTAAGGTCAACATTACTAGCCAGCACACACTAtacttttttgaaaaagaattcttttaacaatattcttttaataattttttaacaacacatACATGACAGTTTCTGAttgattcgttttaaatatactttaaacataaattcaaatagaccaataaaataatgacacgtatctcgttattaaaaaatgttatcaaaatatcatcatttatACTTTTCAACCAAAAAAAGACACACACCACTTACATTcgttaaaaaataagtaaaattatatttaactataCTTATGTTAAAGTTGTTAATGTTAGGAATTCAATGTGATTGACAAGCTTCacattagattaaaaataaataaaagtacttggtaaaagattttatattgaaaatgatAATTAGTATCATGTATGAACTTGTTTAAAACTCAttggtatatttttttttataatttctccTAAAACACCGTCACAGTGaaattacaatacaaaataattagtattaaaaCAGTTTTGGTGTTCTAACTTGTAAAAATCAttcatcaattaaatataattatgacaTATAGATGAATATAAAttccattttataaattagtttcttaaaattttattagactaaaaattcaattttttatatagcaTAAATTTGCtgtttattagataatttttcattcgttattaaattattatcaaaccattttttaatgttttccattcaaaatatataaaatatatatattttttaatatataataaagtgtgttaaaaattatacatgaactaaaattaaacttaatttataatattatgaaaacattacttataaatttgtttaaaatccactttttttatatagtcttaTTCAgagtttcttttttctctcttttcttctaaaaaatgactacgatttatttatatatataatttgatgaCGCGGAAAAGTGGATGAATAtgtgagaagagaagaaaaaaaagccATTCCTCAAAGGTACATACAAATGAAGGGATCGTGCAACATGGCTGAGGTGGGTCCCACACATGCTCTCTCTGTCTCAAGCGCTGAAAGAAGGAAAgaacaacaagaaaaaaaaaaaaaaagcctctTCGGTGCCCTCAATAAATACCGTTTGCGCTTTCAGCGCGTGTTCTCCACTACTTTCTTTTCTCTTGTAATGGAATTGGTGAAACTAAAAACACCCACCAGATAATTTGGTCAGAGAGTGTTGACTTCTCACGtcgttaaaaaatataatcaaataattaagaGGCAAACCTTTTGTAAATTCTGTTTTAATTCTCACCATTGAAATAAATGTGATTTTGTACATCTAGACAAAATCGAAGAATAAATTATGTAGGGAAAAATATTCCGAGAATAAACAAATCGTGGGGTCCAAACGACTTCAAATAAATAAGTCATGCTCTTTCCACGACTTCATCTTATAGCATTGATTAGGGTTGAAGTCGTATATCCAAAAACGACTTTTAATTGACTGTCATCAAAACCTAGTGGTGGTCGGTCTAAGGATGGGCCTAATGAGTGGATGGTTTGGTCGTCGGTCTGGTAAGTGGTCTGTCTAGTGGTGTCTTAACGAAAGTCAGTGTTTGTACTTTATTGATTTCGTTTTTTATGCAACTTgctttatataatttgatttcgTTTCTGAATACAATACGATCTCCTAACATTATCAAGTTGATCACCCACCAAATCAACCACTAAATTTTTACTATCACATCAATTAAAAGTCGTTTTTAGATTTATCAATTCAACCACGATCATTGCTACAAAGTGAAGTAGAATGAAGTCGTACAGAATGGACACCACTTCTTCGTGTAAAGTCGTCTAGGCCTGcaacttgtctaattttattattgtaattttttttttccaaatccGTAATTACttctttaaatttatcatacaaaacctaaataaataataacctAAGACAAGTTGACGAAAAGtgagaatataataatataaaattatttgactGCTTTGTCAGATTTATTGATATCCGTGATAAGCTATCGAATTATCAACTTAGTCATTATaccatttatttaaaattcacaatgctaatttatatatatgaaacgTTCACTTCATAATAACTCACGCGTCCACCTAACTGAATAactttgttatttgattaaaaaaatccaaaatttgtaacagaattataaatataaagacagAAATGTTTAAACAATTTGTCTAAATAGTATGAAGATAACGTGAGAAATAAGAGAATATAGAAAATTTCGTATTCGTAGATatgaaatgtaaattaaaattctatatttttaattaaacaaattaatttaatattttgacttttattttcttaaaactcATTATCTAAAGAATAACACACgctatgtttttctttttaactttataatttatttaaggataatatatttagacaattgacaacattttaacatttattaagtgtcaatctgtgattgatacaaaattactctacaatgtttatgattattattattgactgtAAAggaattttgaaccaatcacagattcaaatgttataaaaaaaaatttgtctaaatatcattattttttttaatgcaatCCTTGTAATCCATTTTGTTActtattcattcatttatttttcagtttgcAACATATCCTTTTACGCCCTCTCCAGTCTGCACCGACAATTATGAAACATGTTCGCTTTCTAATGGCAATTTCAAACCATTTcctattaattttcttttataagataCATACTCAAAACCATTAACCCTGAATGGAATTGGAGTAAGTGGTATTGACCAGTCAACCATATCATACTCCACTTCACCACCATTCTAATTCCACGTGTCAAATTTTtctcaaactaaatataatagaacaaatatctcatcttaaaattaaaaattatagccTAAAATCAAATTGATgcaaatataaaagataaagataaaatataactGGAAATTGATAATATGATTGTTGAGTTATCAAAAAGATTGGATGGTTCTATTAACATAAAATCTTAAACGGTTGATCATGTGAACAGTcggttaaattaatattaataaatactaaTGTTTTAAAGATGATTTCTTTGAAGTTAACGGATATTTAGATCCAtgtctaaaatatatttcaaaatctatatatataaatttaaaatatgttgataaattttttatatttattatgtatttactGTTAACAGTATTAGAATTTTACGCATTATAGTATCTTTTAgaaatattcttaatttaacCGAATTGTGAAACGAAAGAAAAACTTTGACCTATAAAGattgaagattttatataaaaagaactcaattccataaaacataattaaagaagTTAACTAGAATTTTATAATTAGGATAAAGAGCaacagtttaaaattagttctttttaaaaagaaattcaatattGTAATGAGTATtaagttttaaacttttatttccaCCGTggataaaatgtaaaaaatataatcgataaaataattattttgttatgatGAAAAAGAGTCGTCCATATTGATGTTATTGTCAGCATCCTTGAAGTTGAAAAAAATGGTGATTAAAAAGGAGCAGCAGATAGATCTTAATAGATCTTATATCCATCAATCATTTTCCACATACCTATAAAACCCATTGTAGAATGAAGTCACGATAAATGATTTTGACTAATgaggaaaatatataatttgctTTTTTTATCACAACCCACGCTACTCCACCCCTTCACTGGGTTTCTCCTTTTCCAAAAGCTTTTTACCCTATCTCTAAATATGGTAATATGTTCTACATATTTTACtgaaaaatttgttagaaatttcgattcaatttataatatataagtggatgtaaGTCTCAttttacaagtcagttttgtgagattaaattaagtttaaaaaacaatttctgATATAATATCAAAACCATGATTAAAATATATCCTACAATTGTGATATTTTGTTTCACTCGTAATCAGAACCATCAATTAGACAagacattaaaaatatgaaactaGTATATTTAAGTCACatctaaaaatgatttaattggacaaaagaaaattcttaaaattatttagtaAGATAATTACAAGACTTTTACATTCGTTTTTCTTATATgttatatgataataatttatttaataactaaaacaTGATTTATATGGCGAGATCTATAGATTTGAAGAGGATTCAACATGGTTTGTAAAGGAATGAATGAGATATTGACTTGAGTGGTCCTTTGAAATgctttaatttgaatatttgcaTTTGCGTGTTGAATATAATACTATGTATTGCCAACATGATGGTCCCTACTAGCGATTGGAAACtaactataattatttgttgATATAACAGAACAAATAGAAAAGAATATTGGTGAATCTATTTAAAGTTAGGTATAGTACTTATTATTGGTATTggtagaattaaatatattttttttctaagttgtaatttatctatgtttgaaattttaaaatattttggcctccaaattgtataaataaataaatatatatttttaacttaattatgttatttcttttatctaataTTAATAGCAAAACTGAAACCGAAACTCAATGCATGAAGCTGTGATAGAGGTTTTACATCCTTCACACATGTGGATAAGGTGCAATCAGCACCACTCCACTCGCACATGCGAAAACAACCCCGTTCACGTCAGCGTCAGCTTTTACAAAAGGAGAAAATTGTTACACGATTCTCACAGGTATACTATACACGTGGGAGTTACAGtacaatttttcaatttagcCTAACAAAATAAGTCTCATGTCTTCATCAATTTTACTCCACCACCAAGTAGAAAGGAAGATAAGCATCTAGTTCATCTTTGTTGAATACTAGAATATTAGTATTAACagttagaaaaatgttttttaacacCGCTTGCGATAATTcacttttagaaatattttagttattaaaaaaatattttttgtatttataaagaaagagaaggatGTAATTTCCATACTTCCGGCAATGAAACATATCCCGTAAAAACAAAACACCCTCATCAATGTCCCTTATCCATCTCTCTCCAGCTACAAGAAAAAACATGCATCCCAAAATGAGAACATCACCAAAAcgcaaaaacataaaacactACTAATAGTTGGCCCTGTGATTCTCCATAATCAAATGGCTACTACTACATAAAAAATCACACGATCAAGCCTTTAACCCTAAATTATCTGCAGCAAACAAAAAAAGTCCAACCATATCAAGCGATTGAAACCTAATCCTGTGGACAAGGTCAATACTCGAAAGCCATCAATACTAAATACCAAAATCTTGATACATCAACATCTTAATttgtaaatatgaaaatgaCACGATGAAGAGTGTGTACAGGTAATTTGGTGTATTGCTTACGAAACATAGACTCAGAATGCCCACGGTTCACGTCCTTAACGGACAGGGGCCATCCCACCACAGTTGTTTAACACTTCAATCAGATGACGCTCGCTGCTCTAAAGCTCAAGGATCTACTGTCCCATGTTAGGGGGTGGCGGAGGAAGACGGACACCCTGATTCTGCATTGGTTGGGTAGGAAAACCTTGTGGAGGAGGCATTGATGGAGGTCTAGTACCCATGTTGAAACCGGATGTCCCACTTGCAATAGGGGGTGGGGGTGGTACAGATGGCATTCCACCAGAAGGTCTAGGACCGTTAGCTGCAGCCATAGGAGGGGGAGGTGGCATGGATCCTGGCATTGGAGGTGGAGGAGCTCTAGGAGGATTTGCCATAGGTGCACCAGGAGGTAGCCCTTGTGGGGGAGGAGGAGGTGGGGGTAGTGGAGCTTGAGGTGGTGGGGGCAAAGGCCTTGGTGGAACACCAGATGTCGCTGTGCCATTGGCTGCAGAGGGAGGCTGTGGTTTGTTTGCCTCCGGTGGCTTGGTTTTAAAATACAATTGCAACTACAGACAATTATCAATTGAAGTCATCAGTGGCAGATGGGGGAAATTAAAAATCACTAGTGCACACCgcatatataaaaaacatcaagaaaagaaagcaataaagaAGACAGGAAATTCCCAACCTAGTTCTGCTGCTGCTGAATGCTTGAATAATTAGATTGTATTGATAGTTAAATGGGCAAACAATTAAAATGACTTGGATTCTCTTGAATCAACCTTGTGTGTGGATGTCTAGGGGCAAAGTTTAGGTTTACGTAGCTTAATTTAACGTTAAAAACAGGTTTTAatcaaaagtttttaaaaagagCCACTGAaaactacctttttttttttaaatttatttcttaacagCAAACATTTGTCAAATAAGCTGCAAACCAATCCAAATGTAGCACcacacctttttctttttcatcaaatgCATGTTCAAATTTTCATGTTCTGGTATCAAAACACACTGATTCACGGCCTGTACATGTCTACAACTAATCATCTTTCGTGGGGTTTCACTGTCCCTTTCTTGTAAAGTTAAAAGCTACCTTAAGTTCATCTCcagttaaacttttaaaaataagttgtttctttgttttttgcATGGATCACAAAACACGAAGGCACTTGCATAGATCAAGTTTACCATCACAGACAGACAAGAGGAGCACATGAACTAACCGTGAACATCTTTGAGTCCGGATCCCAGTGCGAGAAAAACTTTGGAGTAGACTTATCAATCTCCGTGCTGGGCACCTGAAAATGTAGCTTAATTGAGCAAATTTCTACAactacaaaaggaaaaaaacacgGCCAAAATCAAACTATAGAGGAAGACCAAAACAAATACACAAACAAATGTACGAAAATACCTTGAATGCAATTATTTCATACGGTTCAGCGGCAAACAGAAGGTACTGATATCTTTTATCAAAGGGTTGCACCCTCTGTAAGAGAAAAACGGAAATACTAAAACACCAGCATATTTATTGACAACTATTTGAGAGAAAGCATTGAACAAAATCACCAGGATTGACCTGTTCGTAGGAGGACATAAAGCGGTGCCTCGGCTT
This DNA window, taken from Vigna radiata var. radiata cultivar VC1973A chromosome 5, Vradiata_ver6, whole genome shotgun sequence, encodes the following:
- the LOC106759711 gene encoding splicing factor 3A subunit 2, giving the protein MDREWGSKPGSGGAASAQNEAIDRRERLRRLALETIDLAKDPYFMRNHLGSYECKLCLTLHNNEGNYLAHTQGKRHQTNLAKRAAREAKDAPAQPQPHKRKVTLRKTVKIGRPGYRVTKQYDPETKQRSLLFQIEYPEIEDLAKPRHRFMSSYEQRVQPFDKRYQYLLFAAEPYEIIAFKVPSTEIDKSTPKFFSHWDPDSKMFTLQLYFKTKPPEANKPQPPSAANGTATSGVPPRPLPPPPQAPLPPPPPPPQGLPPGAPMANPPRAPPPPMPGSMPPPPPMAAANGPRPSGGMPSVPPPPPIASGTSGFNMGTRPPSMPPPQGFPTQPMQNQGVRLPPPPPNMGQ